atataactatccaatttatttttaaatgataaaaacgaacctgcctccaccaccttttttgtgtctatctttcattcatatgtcattcatccattcatttagtccatggatagggcaggtttggagggatgtgagccaaacgcgagcaggtggagagagtacagaggagatttactagaatgttgcctgggtttcagcaactaagttacagagaaaggttgaacaagttagggctttattctttggagcgcagaaggttaaggggggacttgatagaggtttttaaaatgatgagagggatagacagagttgacgtggaaaagcttttcccactgagagtagggaagattcaaacaaggggacatgacttgagaattaagggactgaagtttaggggtaacatgagggggaacttctttactcagagagtggtagctgtgtggaatgagcttccagtgaaggtggtggaggcaggttcgtttttatcatttaaaaataaattggatagttatatggatgggaagggaatggagggttatggtctgagcgcaggtatatgggactaggggagattatgtgttcggcacggactagaagggtcgagatggcctgtttccgtgctgtaattgttatatggttatatggttatatgggtgggactagtgtatctgtttccacgccgtatcactctatgactatttgtCCTGtatctctctccacatcaccgtcgatatctctcgtttccctcttccatgaatctcagtctgaggaagggtcttgacccgaaacgtcacctattccttcccttcagagatgctgcctgacccgctgagttactctgccattttgtgtctgtcttagatcACAAATGCCGCCTTGTCTCGGGTGTACTCAACAAACCTCAGTCGAGAGAACAACTTCACCCAAATAGTCCACATGCAGGTAAAACCATTCTGATCTCTACTGACCTCAGAAGACTTAGGAAATTGCCTCTCCTTTGTGTTTTCAACTCCCCACCTGAGTTCCTCATTATAGGAGTATATGGGAGcaagtacagggccctagtgagaccacacctggagtgttgtgtgcagttttggtctcctaatttgaggaaggacatccttgccattgagggagtgcagcgtaggttcaccaggttaattcccgggatggcgggactgtcatatgatgaaagaatggagcagctgggcttgtgttcactggaatttagaaggatgagaggagatcttatagaaacatattcaattcttaagggattggacaggttagaggcaggaaaaatgttgggggagtccagaaccaggggtctgaagaagggtttcggcccgaaacgttgcctatttccttcgttccatagatgctgctgcacccgctgagtttctccagcatttttgtgtaccttcacagtTTTAGagtaagggggaggccatttaagactgagatgaggaaagactattttcacccagagagttgtgaatcggtggaattctctgccacagaaggcagtggaggccaattcacttgatgttttcaagagagagtccttggcgatgctgagcgccctccgcagacagcgcttgctttggacagactcaatggaggggagcgaggaaccggtgatgcgttgggcaattttcaccaccctctgcaatgccttccggtcggagacagagcagttgccataccatactgtgatgcagttggtaaggatgctcttgatggtgcagcggtagaagttcaccaggatctgaggagacagatggaccttcttcagtctgctcaggaagaagagacgctgatgagccttcttgatcagagtagaggtattgtgggtccaagagaggtcatcggagatgttgactcccaggaacctgaagctagaaacacgttccacctccgtcccgttaatgtggatgggggtgtgcgtgccgcctctggacttcctgaagtctacaatgagctccttggtcttcttggagttaagggccaggttgttgtcagcgcaccatgctgctaagtgctggacctcctccctgtaggccagctcattgttgttgctgatgaggccaatcaccgttgtatcatctgcatacttgatgatggtgttagtaccatgtacaggtgtgcagtcgtaggtgtatGGTCTTGCCGCTGCCTGGTCCGGACTGCACctgagtacacgtgacaataaactaaactgaactaagctaaacagtggatgtgtgtgggatagtgtcggagtgcggggatcgcaggtcggcacggagtcggtgggctgaaggacctgtatctCTACGGTCTAAAGTCGAATTTTAATTCCACAGATCCTTCCAAAGGAGGCCCTTCACCTGAACCTGAACGAGGAACAGTATGTCAGGATTGTCGCTGAGATTCCACCATTCCTCAAGACAAAAACAGCTTCAATCCGCCTCAAATCCAGACCTTATTTCATTTATATAGCGACTGATAAACCTGTATACGCTCCTGCCGAGACTGGTAAATAACAGAGCCTTGGAAAGTGACGGCTTTGTACTTAAGCATCCATGTTAATCCAATCTATtggaagggtggtgtgtgtgtgtgtgcgctttgAGATACTGggatttcatttagagata
This DNA window, taken from Leucoraja erinacea ecotype New England unplaced genomic scaffold, Leri_hhj_1 Leri_1254S, whole genome shotgun sequence, encodes the following:
- the LOC129715564 gene encoding alpha-1-macroglobulin-like translates to MGLLIILLLTCLSAAAERIPKFLITAPSEVHVGQNETITVQVFEWSSDVSISVHFEEQITNAALSRVYSTNLSRENNFTQIVHMQILPKEALHLNLNEEQYVRIVAEIPPFLKTKTASIRLKSRPYFIYIATDKPVYAPAETGK